From Thalassotalea euphylliae, the proteins below share one genomic window:
- the pyrH gene encoding UMP kinase yields the protein MSTNPKPTYRRILLKLSGEALMGDEGFGIDPKILDRMAQEIKELVELGIQVGLVIGGGNLFRGAGLAEAGMNRVVGDQMGMLATVMNGLAMRDALHRAFVNARLMSAIDLAGVCDTYNWADAIGMLKSGRVVIFSAGTGNPFFTTDSAACLRGIEIEADAVLKATKVDGIYSEDPVKNPEATLYSHLTYQEVLEKELKVMDLAAFTLARDHSMPIRVFNMNKPGALKNVVMGQAEGTTIDHAENLD from the coding sequence ATGAGCACCAACCCTAAACCTACGTATCGTCGTATTCTTCTTAAACTCAGTGGTGAAGCCCTAATGGGTGATGAAGGTTTCGGTATTGATCCGAAAATTCTTGACCGCATGGCGCAAGAAATTAAAGAACTCGTTGAGTTAGGTATTCAAGTAGGCTTAGTGATCGGTGGTGGTAACTTATTCCGTGGTGCAGGGCTTGCTGAAGCGGGCATGAACCGTGTTGTTGGTGACCAAATGGGGATGCTAGCAACCGTCATGAATGGTCTTGCAATGCGTGACGCATTACACCGCGCTTTTGTCAATGCACGTTTAATGTCAGCTATTGATTTAGCTGGTGTGTGTGATACCTACAACTGGGCTGATGCAATTGGCATGTTAAAGTCTGGTCGTGTGGTGATTTTCAGTGCCGGTACAGGTAACCCATTCTTTACCACCGATTCTGCTGCGTGTTTACGCGGTATCGAAATTGAAGCAGACGCTGTCTTAAAAGCGACAAAAGTTGATGGTATTTACTCGGAAGATCCGGTAAAAAACCCTGAAGCAACTTTGTATAGCCACTTAACTTACCAAGAAGTGCTAGAAAAAGAATTAAAGGTAATGGACTTAGCGGCCTTTACCCTAGCGCGTGATCACAGCATGCCAATTCGTGTATTCAACATGAACAAGCCGGGCGCATTAAAAAATGTGGTAATGGGCCAAGCTGAAGGTACCACCATAGATCACGCTGAAAACTTAGATTAA
- a CDS encoding DUF4345 domain-containing protein: MAKLLIYATAGFFLLYGLAFAFYPISMAMWVTDASPSSTSAVIDFRATYGGAQVAIGLLLLLIVKVRNDIDLALTMVALLLLSMALGRFIGIVIDGEPNLIMYVYLAAELAFGVLALWLKLRLKVE; encoded by the coding sequence ATGGCTAAATTGCTCATTTACGCAACTGCAGGCTTCTTTTTACTTTATGGCTTAGCGTTTGCTTTTTATCCAATATCAATGGCAATGTGGGTAACCGACGCAAGCCCATCGAGTACTTCTGCTGTCATAGATTTTCGAGCCACCTATGGCGGTGCACAAGTGGCCATTGGTTTGCTGCTATTGCTGATCGTAAAAGTTCGAAATGATATTGACTTAGCGCTAACAATGGTCGCGCTCTTGTTGTTATCAATGGCATTAGGTCGCTTTATCGGTATAGTGATTGACGGAGAACCTAATCTCATCATGTATGTTTATCTTGCCGCAGAATTGGCATTTGGTGTATTGGCATTGTGGTTAAAGCTGCGTTTAAAAGTGGAGTAA
- the frr gene encoding ribosome recycling factor, giving the protein MSKSIESLKTNLNKIRTGRAHPSLLDNISVDYYGADTPLNQVGNVSVPDARTLAITVFDKSMIGAVEKAILSSDLGLNPSSQGTLIRIPLPPLTEERRKDLVKVVKGEGENGKIAIRNIRRDANSDVKTLNKEKEISDDEMHQAEDEIQKITDKYVKQVDQLLVEKEAELMEI; this is encoded by the coding sequence ATGAGTAAGAGCATCGAATCATTAAAAACAAACTTAAACAAAATTCGCACAGGTCGTGCGCATCCTTCACTATTGGACAACATTTCAGTAGATTACTACGGCGCTGACACACCACTTAACCAAGTGGGTAATGTTTCAGTTCCAGATGCACGTACACTTGCGATCACTGTGTTCGACAAATCAATGATCGGCGCCGTGGAAAAAGCGATTTTATCGTCTGATTTAGGTTTAAACCCTTCGTCTCAAGGCACGCTTATTCGCATTCCATTACCACCGTTAACAGAAGAGCGTCGTAAAGACCTAGTAAAAGTGGTTAAAGGTGAAGGCGAGAACGGTAAAATTGCCATTCGCAACATTCGCCGCGATGCAAACTCTGATGTGAAAACACTGAACAAAGAAAAAGAAATCAGTGATGATGAGATGCACCAAGCGGAAGATGAAATCCAAAAAATCACCGACAAGTATGTCAAACAAGTCGACCAATTGTTGGTTGAAAAAGAAGCGGAATTAATGGAAATTTAA
- a CDS encoding TIGR04219 family outer membrane beta-barrel protein — translation MKIKALAAIFTTVFTANVHADTVGLYLGGQFWQSNASGTLGAQNTQVDFNLENEQQASFFVAVEHPLPFLPNLRIANTTIDTTGSASLTQALDFGGDSFPISNQVNAAVDIGYTDYTLYYELVDNRAISFDLGLTARDFRGDIALTGSTVLIEECELIVPDTCVAPTVTGSRIPQGKVNIDDIEPMLYALTNIRLPLNGLNFLVQGEVSFIDDHSLADYQVGLSYDLVQNMAVDLNVTLGYRVVNLEFEDLDGLYSDLKFKGAFAGAVVHF, via the coding sequence ATGAAAATAAAAGCGTTGGCAGCGATATTTACCACAGTTTTTACCGCTAATGTGCATGCCGACACGGTTGGTTTATATCTCGGCGGACAATTTTGGCAGAGTAACGCAAGTGGCACGCTGGGTGCGCAAAACACGCAAGTGGATTTCAATTTGGAAAACGAGCAGCAAGCAAGTTTCTTTGTCGCGGTTGAACACCCCCTGCCTTTTCTGCCAAATCTGCGTATTGCCAACACAACCATAGACACCACAGGCAGCGCATCGTTAACACAAGCACTTGATTTCGGTGGTGATAGTTTTCCTATTAGCAACCAAGTTAATGCCGCTGTTGATATTGGTTATACCGACTACACCTTGTATTACGAACTAGTCGATAATCGTGCAATTTCGTTTGATTTAGGGTTAACTGCGAGGGACTTTCGCGGTGATATTGCCCTGACAGGTTCGACAGTGCTAATCGAAGAATGTGAACTTATAGTGCCCGACACTTGTGTTGCCCCAACCGTAACGGGCTCTCGCATTCCCCAAGGGAAAGTCAATATCGACGATATCGAGCCCATGTTATACGCGTTAACTAACATACGCTTGCCGCTAAATGGGCTGAACTTTTTGGTTCAAGGTGAGGTGTCTTTTATCGATGATCACTCGCTAGCAGATTACCAAGTTGGCCTAAGTTACGACCTAGTTCAAAATATGGCGGTAGATTTGAATGTGACGTTAGGCTATCGCGTAGTAAATCTCGAATTTGAAGATTTAGACGGCTTATATAGCGACCTTAAATTTAAAGGGGCTTTTGCTGGAGCGGTTGTGCATTTTTAA
- the uppS gene encoding polyprenyl diphosphate synthase, with protein MDGNGRWAQLQGKKRVFGHKSGVESVRSSVTAARKLGVKALTLFAFSSENWLRPQEEVSVLMELFMLVLNREVKRLHKNDIKFRVIGDVSRFSDKLQEKIRAAEQLTEHNQGMVLSVAANYGGRWDIAHAARKLAEQVQANEISLADVNEQSLNQHTSLADMPELDLLIRTGGDHRISNFLLWQAAYAEFYFTDTLWPDFNENEFNKAVDTFCQRERRFGQTGEQVKLQ; from the coding sequence ATGGACGGCAATGGCCGCTGGGCGCAGCTTCAAGGTAAGAAGCGCGTTTTTGGTCATAAATCCGGTGTGGAGTCGGTTCGTTCCTCGGTTACTGCTGCCCGTAAGTTAGGGGTAAAAGCCTTAACTTTATTCGCCTTTAGCAGCGAGAACTGGTTGCGACCTCAAGAAGAAGTTTCGGTATTAATGGAACTGTTTATGTTAGTGCTTAACCGCGAAGTCAAGCGCTTGCATAAAAACGATATAAAGTTTCGAGTGATTGGTGACGTGTCGCGTTTTTCTGACAAACTACAAGAAAAAATCAGAGCCGCTGAACAATTAACCGAGCACAACCAAGGCATGGTGTTATCTGTTGCCGCTAACTATGGTGGTCGTTGGGATATTGCCCATGCCGCTAGAAAGTTAGCTGAGCAAGTGCAAGCGAATGAAATTTCATTAGCGGATGTTAATGAGCAGTCATTGAACCAGCACACTAGCTTGGCAGATATGCCAGAATTAGATTTACTTATTCGCACTGGCGGTGACCACCGTATTAGTAACTTTTTACTGTGGCAAGCAGCTTATGCGGAGTTTTACTTCACTGATACCTTATGGCCAGATTTCAACGAAAACGAGTTCAATAAGGCGGTTGATACATTTTGTCAGCGCGAGCGTCGTTTTGGTCAAACCGGTGAACAAGTAAAACTACAATAA